TCCTTACTTGATGTCCTTGTGATGTAAGAGGAGCCTCAAACGGATAAGATGGTAAATTCATTTGAGAAGCTTCAAAAAAATTAGTATAACCTACCtgcattttaaatataaaaaatatgtaaTACAAATATGCATATAATTATGGAAAAAAACTAAGTTACCGTTTGACTTGAATATTGCACTTGGTCATTGTGCCCAGATACAGATGGAAATTGCGGGGATGCAAACTGATTTTGCGATAATGATTGTATGAAGTTTATTTCCCGTGTTCTGTTGCCATCTTCTGAACATTGCCCTTTTTTTTTGCTGTTATTTCATGTAGCACGTTCAAACCAATATAAATATAAACTAGTAGATAAAGTGTATAATATGATAATGTAGATGAATAAAATGAATTGTATACAAATACTTACTTGAGATTTCAGCTTTTCCTTTCCTTTTACCTTTTCTTCTTTTGCTCGTATGATCCCAGTGtcgtgtaatatttgcatttgtAATCCCTTTCGCTTTTGCAATAAGAGGGTTACGAATGCATACTTCGCCTATTTGATCTTCACTCGGATCATCATCACACTGCTCGTTTATACTCAAATTCTGCACAAGGTTGGAGATTTCATCTTTTGCGGTGTCAACCAATGTATATAATGTTTTTCTCGCACACTCATAGGGTTTGCTCAATTGAGTTAGATCATATACCGATCTCATTATTTGGTTGACAAATTCCATCTGAGATACATGAGCACCACCATCACCACCACTGCCACTTTCTTCCAAATCGGTGCTAACTCGACTTTTTATATTCTTCATCCATCTCCTCAAAATATAGCACTTGGGTATAACAGTAACATCCATGCAATTAAACACCATCAAAACATGTTTACACAAAATCCCCATTGTCTCAAACTTACAACAACTGCACTTGATTTCACGACTTTGCTTATTGAACAACACATGCCTAACCATTGAGTTTTTATCATGAGATTTTACTTTGATCTGAATCCAATTCCAATAATTGCCAAAAAGCGCTGGTGGTTCAAGAGATTTACAATTCAAAGAATTCACCTATTCAATTTCAAATAACTGATAAATAGAAATTGTATAAACATCAGCAGCATGAATCAACAAAGGATGGTTTTTCAAAATCTGTGGAGGCTTACCGTGACGACAACGAGTATCCTCTGTCTTCTCTTTGGATCGCCAATTTTTCTGAATCTTTGTATAATTAAGCACAAATTCATACAAAGAACTCATCTTATTGCATGTGTTTTTTTAAACCATATTCGTGACTTCGCTCCTCGAAGTAGCCAATAGTCCCGCACTGAACTTCCCATTACTAAAAGTAGTCGCCCATTTATTCCTGATTCTGTGCATCCCATTCAACCACTTATGACCATCCAAATTATATGTATCAATCATGTATTTCCATGTTGCCTCAAATTCATATTCAGATTCACAACAACTCATACATTTATACCACAACTTCTTGAAATTTGAATCATCATTTAAACTACCAAAGTGTGAAGGAGCATTCTGATTTATATGCCATTGACATAACCGGTGATGTGAATCTGGGAAAACCGTTTCAATGGCATTCATCATGGCTTGACATTGATCTGAAAAGATAGTTTGCGGTTGCTTTCCATTCATAGAATCAAGAAATGTTGTAAACAACCATTCAAAAGAGCTTTCGGTCTCATCTGACATAAATGCCAAACCAAACATAACATTTTGCATATGGTGATTGATACCAACAAATGGAGCACAAATCAAATTATACTTATTTGTTTTGTAGGTAGTATCAATCGACAATATATCACCAAAAAATTCATAATCAACAGCACATCTATAATCCCTAAAGAAAAAGTTCATCACTCTATCGTCATCATCCAACTGAACATTCCAGTAAAAGTAATTCTCCTTGTTCGCCTTatctataaaatatttaataagcgCAGTGGCATCTCCATTCTCAACTTTTGTATGTTTTTTCAGTCGACTCATATGATCATATGCATCCTTTCTGATAAAACCTAAATTTTCTATCCCACATGCTTCATGTTCCATAAAAGAAACAACATTGGAGACAGATATTCCAGCATTTACCATGGCTTCTAAAGTCGATTTTTTTGCATGTGATAAATTGCGTGCCGATCTTAACAAGTGATTTTGATCAGATGCAAACATTTCATGGTTATGCTCCTCCACAAATCTAATCACCCGCCATTCACTTTCTTTTTCTCTTGTGATCTTCAATTTCGCTTTACAGTTAGTTCTAGTGATCAACTTTTGATAAACTAGAATCCTTTTACTAGAATTTCTTTCATCTTTTGAACCTTCACATGAATAGATAAATTCTTTGGACTGAAGTTCATTAGTATGCGAAAAACATCGTAGGTCACCCTTCCTCACACTAAAACCTTTGGCATGTGCATATTGACAATACAATAAATAGGCATCCTCCACACTATTCACAACCGTAACCACTATTAGTTTACTCTTCAAAACATCAACAACCGAATTTTCATTTTGTACCTCGAAGTTTTCAACCACGTGTTGTTCAGTTTCCTCGTCATCTTCTTGATCGTAGTTTCCGTCCAACTCCTCAAGTGAAATTGGCTCGTTATCTTCCATATTCCAACTATGCAAtctgaaaaaataaaagaaaataaaaaataatgaataatACCAGTTACTTATACAACGAACGATTTCAATAAAACAACACATTGCAACCACTTCTGTAAAATCATCTACTACATCTTCTCAATGCCTTAAATATGTAGTcccaaaatataaaaaaaaattattcactGATTCCAATCACAAACACTTCTTAGTTTACCTATATACAAAATATATAGTGCATTCTCGTTTACACTGAGAATAAATACACCGAGAATTCGATTATGCATTCTGCATTCTCGTTTACACTGTTTTCCTTGTACCTGCAGCAAGGTGGAAGCGTTGCGAGGAAGAAGCGTTGCTAACGGCGGAGGAAGGTGAAAGCGTTGCTAATGGCGGAGCACGGTGGAAGCCATGGAAAACAACTATCGGAGCAGGCGACGAAGAGGCGACACACGGTGGAAGCGTTGCTGGCGACTGCATGGTGGAAGAGGCGGCATCCGATGGAAGAAGCAAAGAAGAACAACGTCGATTGTGTGATGTTGAGAGAACAAAATTAGATCTGATTTTTATTTCCCACGGTTGGGTAGATTTCAATTAACCATGGTATGGTTtgtgtttaaaaataaaaaagaagaaaaatgccACGTGTCGCAATATGAATAGATTCAGGCAGTGCATGTTGAGATATAATCGAATAAACCTTTGATTTGGTCTCCAACCCAATGCCCAGAAAAATACAAACCTGACCCGACCCTATATATTCTCTTCTGCCCTGCCCAAAACCATTGAAAATCCTCTTCCTTTCTCCCGCTTTCAAGACGATgagattcggaggcttgaatgtAATTTGACCATCAGAGTTTGAATAATATGGTCTTATAATTTGTTTggaattttcttttgttttggtTAATAAATAGAGGATTTTGGGAAATGGGAAACATATTTGTGAAGAAACCAAAGATCACAGAAGTGGATAGAGCCATTCTTTCTCTGAAAACTCAAAGGCGTAAGCTTGCTCAATACCAGCAACAGGTACCCTTCAAACTCTATTGCGTTATTAATCATTATCTCTTCATAATCTTTGtggtttttaaatattatttgttatttgataaattttgtTTATTAAAATTGAATTTCCTATTGGTTCACGAAGCACGATCCTGAAACCAATCGGtcagttaaaaaaaataataatttaagagTCGGGTATGTTGCATTATGGAAGTCAATGCTGATATTTGTCCGTTTTCTTATGATTGCTGTGATATCTTAATGAGGGCGATTTAGTTGAGATTGATCAGGCAACGGTTTCGCGATATGGGTATGGGTTGGATTGGAGTTCAAACTGCTGCAAATGGTGTTTTTATTATAGGTTTTATGCATACAATAATATTTTGATTGTTTTAGGACTAAAATGGCTGATGATTATTCTATTTTATGGCAATTCATATAACTAAGACAAGATTTTCCTAAAAAAATTCATGCTAATATCATTTTCAATCAACCTTAGATTTGTTTCTTACTAATTTAAATGACCAGAGTTTGGTATGCTGAGCTTCTTAATCACTTTGGTACTTTTTTGCAtcatttaattggtaatttcTTTGGTTTTCTGTAAATATGAATGTTCTTCAGAGACTAGCATTTAttgatgatcatcgaccatgcTCGGTTTATTATCTCACCCAGTTCGTTGTTTACTTGTTAGATGAGTCGAATCCCTGTTTTGTATTTTTCATACTTTGATTAGATCTAGAAATAAAAAGTTTCCcctgaatttataaaatttctcATCCAATCCTGTCCCAACCTCACCTTCCCCGTTGGTTTTTCTGATGGTGGTCACCTCAAAATAAAAGGGAGAAAGAGAATTACCTcagaataattattataagtaaaAGTTCTTGTTACTAACTTTCAAAGCAAAAGCGCACAAATTTGTTAGTTAGTGTGCTCGAAAGGCATTTCTTAAAGTTGTATAAACATTTACACTATGGACATGGGCAAAACTGTCTTGATTCTCTGGGCATGCTTGCTCCAACATTTGCCATTACTAAATTTTGTGgtgtttataattttttttaataaatcaagATCATGGGTGGTTCTTAATCAaaccatttaattttttttccaggACTTTGTTCTTTTATCTTTGCCAATCCATGATATTTTgtgtttctttttcttttctttaatgCATTATGTATTCCAGCAGAGATAAACCATGCAGCATCTTGTCATTGCAAGTCATGAGCTAGTTTGTCTCTGATTCTattgaagtaattaaatgtcataTTATTGTTGTGTAATCAGACTTCAATATGCTACTTTTTGTCTATAAGTTCTGTTATTTATACATACCTAAATGAATCGAAAAAAAGCTTCAACATCAGATAATAGCTTGAAAGAGTGCACTGTTTAAACCCATCAGACATCCACAATAAGTAACAAACAATTTTGGTGCACCGCCAAAAATTTGTTAACAAAGTGAATTCCAAACTGTcttatcttgtactgtattgACAGAGCACCGTGTCAATGTTCCATGGTATTTTTGACACAGATCTTTTCCATCTTCAATACTTTCAGCTAGATAATGTTATTGAAGCTGAAAAACAAGCTGCAAAAGACTTGCTTCGGGATAAGAAGAAAGATAGAGCATTGTTGGCACTAAAGAAAAAGAAAGTCCAAGAAGAGCTATTAAAGCAAGTGGATGCTTGGCTGATCAATGTCGAGCAGCAAGTATGTTTATTTTCCAGAAATTTATTTTGCAGTTAGTTTCTTTTATGTAGTTCAAATCTTTATCTTCACATGCTGTTTTGGATTTCCTCCCCTAATTTGAAACAAAACCTCCTGGTTTGTAAGTGTGAAGTGTTCTTCAGTTGGCAGATGTTGAACTAGCCAGCAAGCAGAAAGCTGTGTTTGAGAGTTTAAAGGCTGGAAATAATGCAGTGAAAGCGATACAAAGTGAGATAAACCTGGATGATGTTCAAAAGCTTATGGATGACACTGCTGAGGCAAAAGCTTATCAAGATGTAAGTTCCCTCTTGCTACTCCAATTCTTTATTGGAGTGGTTTCATAAATATTGTTTGCTCCAGAGCGTATTATGGTATAGATGCTAACCACTTATCAACTTTTTCTTCTTCTGCTGGAGACATTTTTAAATGGTTGGGTATCAACTGGATCTCAGCGCAATTTAATGTTCTTTGCCTTGTTTTTTACAGGAAATGAATGCGCTCTTGGGAGAGAAGCTGTCTGCTGAAGATGAAGAGGAAATTTTAGCAGAatttgaaaatctggagacgcaggtcctttctttttatttgcaTGAAATTAACCCACACttcttagaattttatttttgagtgaGATCTTTcgttttcatgacatgcatcaGTATTACCAGCTCATCTTGTGATTGTTCCCTGCTTCCATATCTTGaacttctctttctttcttGTAAACAAGTGTCTGATCAATCTGTATGCGTACTTCAAAAGAAACtgttattatcaaattcaatGGGTCCTGTTTTATTGTTTTACAGATTATGCTTCAAGATCTTCCAAAAGTTCCTTCTGCAGTATCATCTGCTGAAGAACAAGAAGAGAAGCTCGATCTTCCTGATGTGCCAACGAAAGCACCAGAAAACCCCGGAAGAGTGACAAATCATTCATCTGAATTCCGATCAAAAGGTATCTCTCTCCCTCTTGTGCACACTTATAACTTTAACTTGTGGGTGTGGGCATATGCAGTCGTCCACCCATTCatgctttattttgaattttcccATTTGTTATTTCACATGATTGTTAGAAACTGAAACTTTATTGCTCCGTCCCATATCAGTGTGTGATGAACTCATGTAAACTATACAATGAACTTTTATGTCAACTTGGCTAATTATTTGTGCAAGTTGAGACCAGATGTGAAGTAGTCAATGAATGTTATTATATATAGCACTGGTTGAGTCGGTCCATCTCCAACACGCTAGCAAATGCAAATACTCGATCATGTTCCCTGCATGATTTCTTTTTTGGTGAATTATGATTGTCTGTCACCTGTATTAATCATGCAGTCATGGAGGAACCATTACCTGCTTGACGTGGAAACATAGTTCTGGCTGCCATTTGCAATCCGACATCATCATAACGGCAAAAAATTCCTGTTATGGGTGCATTTGGCAGGATTGCTTGTGGTCGACATCACATTGTGACATAATGTTTCATTTTATACTTGAAAATtggcttatatatatatattcgaaaCTGTTGAAGttaaaatgttgaatttattttaTGTATTCATTCAAGTGTCTAAAATCTGTGGTCAAGCATGGGAATACTAGGATGACAGCAAGCATTATTAATGCGTGTGAAGAGTCACTTCTCAGTCTATGTAGAGAAGTAAATTTATGTAATTGAAGTAGAACAAAATTATAACTTCTTTC
This Primulina eburnea isolate SZY01 chromosome 2, ASM2296580v1, whole genome shotgun sequence DNA region includes the following protein-coding sequences:
- the LOC140823089 gene encoding vacuolar protein sorting-associated protein 20 homolog 1-like, translating into MGNIFVKKPKITEVDRAILSLKTQRRKLAQYQQQLDNVIEAEKQAAKDLLRDKKKDRALLALKKKKVQEELLKQVDAWLINVEQQLADVELASKQKAVFESLKAGNNAVKAIQSEINLDDVQKLMDDTAEAKAYQDEMNALLGEKLSAEDEEEILAEFENLETQIMLQDLPKVPSAVSSAEEQEEKLDLPDVPTKAPENPGRVTNHSSEFRSKVMEEPLPA